The Flavobacteriales bacterium genome includes a region encoding these proteins:
- a CDS encoding ParB/RepB/Spo0J family partition protein has protein sequence MSKKPALGKGLSALLENADTDIMMSRAGSVSDNPETVGSISEIALSEIEVNPFQPRTEFDKEALMELAGSIRQHGIIQPLTVRKLGRGKYQLISGERRFRASQAAGLERVPCYIRIADDQTVLEMALVENIQREDLNAIEVGISYQRLIEECDLTQEQLSIKVGKKRSTITNYLRLLKLPAEIQSGLMRNSISMGHARALLGLESEKEQLKVYERIQTEGLSVRDVEKLVRGEEDASKKVMPKSPGRPSLSFEQQRFKSGLSRLLGKSIKLKMDKNGKGSIVIPFEDDDELRDIAHSLDI, from the coding sequence ATGAGTAAGAAACCCGCTTTGGGAAAAGGGCTGAGCGCCCTTCTGGAGAATGCCGATACAGACATCATGATGTCACGTGCTGGATCTGTTTCCGATAATCCGGAGACGGTGGGCAGTATCAGTGAGATTGCGCTGAGTGAGATCGAGGTCAACCCCTTCCAGCCGCGTACAGAGTTCGACAAGGAGGCCTTGATGGAATTGGCCGGTAGCATCAGGCAACACGGCATCATACAGCCTTTGACGGTGCGAAAGCTCGGTCGCGGGAAGTATCAACTCATCTCAGGAGAACGCAGGTTCAGGGCTTCTCAAGCGGCAGGTCTGGAGCGTGTGCCCTGTTACATCCGGATTGCCGATGACCAGACTGTACTCGAGATGGCGCTTGTGGAGAACATCCAGCGTGAAGACCTCAATGCCATAGAAGTAGGGATCTCCTACCAGCGATTGATCGAAGAATGCGACCTCACTCAGGAGCAATTGAGCATCAAAGTGGGTAAGAAGCGCAGTACGATCACCAACTACCTGCGCCTGCTCAAACTCCCTGCAGAGATCCAGAGCGGTCTTATGCGCAACAGCATCTCCATGGGACATGCACGCGCGCTTCTGGGATTGGAAAGCGAGAAAGAGCAACTCAAGGTCTATGAGCGTATCCAGACGGAAGGACTCTCTGTGAGAGATGTGGAGAAACTGGTGCGCGGTGAAGAGGATGCGAGCAAGAAGGTCATGCCCAAAAGTCCCGGTCGACCGAGTCTCTCATTCGAGCAGCAGCGCTTCAAAAGTGGCTTGTCGAGATTGCTGGGGAAATCGATCAAATTGAAGATGGATAAGAATGGTAAGGGATCGATCGTTATACCTTTCGAGGACGATGACGAGCTACGTGATATCGCCCATTCCTTGGACATCTGA
- a CDS encoding ParA family protein → LANQVVEEVKMHFQQMVFDTVIHRNTTLGEAPSHGNTIIMHDASSKGAVNYLNLAREILQKNKMTKLSEEDRIIAFEDE, encoded by the coding sequence TTGGCCAATCAGGTGGTAGAAGAAGTCAAGATGCACTTCCAGCAGATGGTGTTCGATACGGTCATCCATCGCAACACCACATTGGGCGAGGCACCGAGCCATGGCAATACCATCATCATGCACGATGCATCGAGTAAAGGGGCGGTCAACTACTTGAATCTGGCCAGGGAGATCCTGCAGAAGAACAAAATGACCAAGCTCTCAGAGGAAGATCGGATAATCGCGTTTGAAGATGAGTAA